Proteins from a single region of Dyadobacter fanqingshengii:
- a CDS encoding PH domain-containing protein, which translates to MNYKTSWDNLTKIVTACVTVLYIGIFLQIFFGESELTQGSTYVIAAILILSYGITYAFRPIDYRVTPDKVIIRRPLNEVVIERSNIAKVEALQADQLRWSFRTFGVGGLFGYFGKFYNFKIGNMTWYATRRNNAVLIKTTKGKNIIITPDEAGAFVGEFGILDNVLS; encoded by the coding sequence ATGAACTATAAAACCTCCTGGGACAACCTTACCAAGATCGTGACGGCATGTGTGACCGTTTTGTATATTGGGATTTTTCTGCAAATTTTCTTCGGAGAAAGTGAGCTTACACAAGGATCAACTTATGTAATCGCGGCCATTTTGATTTTGAGCTACGGCATCACATATGCATTCAGGCCGATAGATTATCGGGTTACCCCGGACAAAGTGATCATTCGAAGGCCACTGAATGAAGTCGTCATCGAGCGCAGCAACATTGCGAAAGTAGAGGCACTCCAAGCCGACCAGTTAAGGTGGAGTTTCCGAACATTCGGCGTGGGCGGTCTTTTTGGATACTTTGGCAAGTTTTATAATTTCAAAATAGGGAACATGACCTGGTATGCAACGCGGAGAAACAATGCTGTTTTGATCAAAACGACGAAGGGTAAAAACATTATCATAACGCCGGATGAAGCCGGGGCGTTTGTTGGTGAATTCGGGATTCTGGACAACGTATTGTCTTAG